One stretch of Aeromicrobium fastidiosum DNA includes these proteins:
- a CDS encoding ECF transporter S component: MSSATTSTTGFDVRYRTIDLVTITTLGVAFGVIFWGWGKLYEPLSGLAVFSYPPSSALLGGVWLSAGVVGGLIVRKPGAAFATEFIAATVSVFIIGGTQWGFSVFASGFWQGLGAELIFLAFFASRLSFRRWGVVVAVLAGALAGALESFYEWSAYIPDYSMGAKLAHLGFFMLSGAVIAGVGGFALVKALARAGVLDAFPVGREQTVEV, translated from the coding sequence ATGAGTTCTGCCACCACGTCCACGACGGGGTTCGACGTGCGATATCGCACGATCGACCTGGTCACCATCACGACCCTGGGTGTCGCCTTCGGCGTCATCTTCTGGGGCTGGGGCAAGCTGTACGAGCCGCTCAGCGGGCTCGCGGTCTTCTCCTATCCACCCAGCTCGGCACTGCTCGGCGGGGTGTGGCTGTCGGCCGGCGTCGTCGGCGGCCTGATCGTCCGCAAGCCCGGCGCGGCGTTCGCGACCGAGTTCATCGCCGCGACCGTCTCGGTCTTCATCATCGGCGGCACGCAGTGGGGCTTCAGCGTCTTCGCCTCAGGCTTCTGGCAGGGCCTCGGTGCCGAGCTGATCTTCTTGGCGTTCTTCGCCTCGCGCCTGTCGTTCCGGCGCTGGGGAGTCGTCGTCGCCGTCCTCGCCGGTGCCCTGGCCGGAGCGCTGGAGTCGTTCTACGAGTGGAGCGCCTACATCCCCGACTACTCCATGGGCGCCAAGCTCGCGCACCTCGGCTTCTTCATGCTGTCGGGAGCCGTGATCGCCGGGGTGGGTGGCTTCGCGCTCGTCAAGGCGCTGGCCCGGGCCGGTGTGCTCGACGCGTTCCCGGTCGGACGCGAACAGACCGTCGAGGTCTAG
- a CDS encoding peptidase: protein MAGRWRDALLLAEPRRRRRVARLVRRLERLERKGTRPGPCDHRIADPVQAPAGERGHRRAATAVAVLVLLLGGLFVSSLLRDGMRGGGVFPDRPADAADAPLGTPSPGRGTAEGDSDAYAFTATQEGDAAPVTYDPCVPIHVVVDPRTMVKDGMRLLDEALERVREATGLVFVVDGLVEGSETAPEDGDKDADDLRGPDGGWAPVAVTWSDPGASPTLDDRVAGYAGSASVERDGHRWFVTGSVVLDGPQLEEILDRRGGWRSARAIVMHEVGHLVGLDHVDAPGQLMQPEGDGRLDEWGAGDRTGLAALGSGRCVDY from the coding sequence GTGGCCGGACGCTGGAGGGACGCCCTGCTCCTCGCCGAGCCGCGTCGGCGCCGGCGGGTCGCCCGGCTGGTTCGCCGCCTCGAACGTCTCGAGCGCAAGGGGACGCGTCCCGGACCATGCGACCACCGGATCGCCGACCCGGTGCAGGCCCCGGCCGGGGAGCGCGGCCACAGGCGAGCGGCCACGGCGGTCGCCGTGCTGGTCCTGCTACTCGGCGGCCTGTTCGTGTCTTCGCTGCTCCGCGACGGCATGCGTGGCGGCGGGGTCTTTCCCGATCGTCCAGCCGACGCGGCCGACGCGCCGTTGGGCACGCCGAGCCCGGGCCGCGGCACTGCCGAGGGCGACAGCGACGCCTACGCCTTCACGGCCACGCAGGAGGGCGATGCCGCGCCGGTGACGTACGACCCGTGCGTGCCGATCCACGTGGTCGTCGACCCGCGCACGATGGTGAAGGACGGGATGAGGCTGCTCGACGAGGCGCTCGAGCGGGTGCGCGAGGCGACCGGCCTGGTGTTCGTGGTCGACGGACTCGTCGAAGGGAGCGAGACCGCGCCAGAGGACGGTGACAAGGATGCGGACGACCTGCGAGGCCCCGACGGCGGCTGGGCACCCGTCGCCGTGACGTGGAGCGACCCCGGCGCGTCGCCGACGCTCGACGACCGGGTCGCGGGCTACGCGGGCAGCGCCTCGGTCGAGCGCGACGGCCACCGCTGGTTCGTCACGGGCTCGGTGGTGCTCGACGGCCCCCAGCTCGAGGAGATCCTCGACCGCCGGGGCGGATGGCGGTCGGCGCGCGCCATCGTGATGCACGAGGTGGGCCACCTCGTCGGGCTCGACCACGTCGACGCGCCGGGCCAGCTGATGCAGCCCGAGGGGGACGGCAGGCTCGACGAGTGGGGCGCGGGCGACCGCACGGGTCTCGCGGCTCTGGGCAGCGGTCGCTGCGTCGACTACTGA
- a CDS encoding AGE family epimerase/isomerase gives MVTTDGSSGSPSWRHAARADLLAFARRAERPDGGFVWLDDAGEPDPDKGLELWINARMTYVFALAHLDGADDAERLAEHGITGLRTLLHDDEHGGWFDEVDTDGHTDDTDKRCYGHAHVLLAAATAVAAGIAGAQALLDEATDLHLHRFWEHESGRCVESLSRDWSQIDPYRGANSNMHTVEAYLVTGDVTGDPGWHERALSICERIIGIHARSHGWRIPEHYDHDWTPVPEYNVESPADPFRPYGATPGHAFEWSRLLVQLAASLDEPRPWIVEAAEALFAQAVDDTAEDDTPGLAYTTDWHGEPVVRERFHWVMAEAVLAAEALSTYTGGALYAGLASRWWAEIAEHFVDDATGSWHHELSPTMGSSSRTWRGKPDAYHAFNALTLPDLPLSPSAALTIGEASA, from the coding sequence ATGGTGACCACCGACGGCTCGTCCGGGAGCCCCTCCTGGCGACACGCCGCCCGCGCCGACCTGCTGGCCTTCGCACGACGCGCCGAGCGTCCGGACGGCGGATTCGTGTGGCTCGACGACGCCGGCGAACCCGATCCCGACAAGGGTCTCGAGCTGTGGATCAACGCCCGCATGACGTACGTCTTCGCGCTCGCCCACCTCGACGGCGCCGATGACGCCGAGCGGCTCGCCGAGCACGGCATCACGGGGCTGCGGACGCTGCTCCACGACGACGAGCACGGCGGCTGGTTCGACGAGGTCGACACCGACGGCCACACCGACGACACCGACAAGCGTTGCTACGGCCACGCCCATGTGCTGCTGGCCGCCGCGACCGCCGTCGCCGCAGGCATCGCGGGCGCACAGGCGCTGCTCGACGAGGCGACCGACCTGCACCTCCACCGGTTCTGGGAGCACGAGTCCGGCCGGTGCGTCGAGTCGCTGAGCCGCGACTGGTCGCAGATCGACCCCTACCGCGGTGCCAACAGCAACATGCACACCGTCGAGGCGTACCTCGTGACCGGCGACGTCACGGGAGACCCGGGATGGCACGAGCGCGCCCTGTCGATCTGCGAGCGCATCATCGGCATCCACGCGCGCTCGCACGGCTGGCGCATCCCCGAGCACTACGACCACGACTGGACGCCGGTGCCGGAGTACAACGTCGAGTCGCCGGCCGACCCGTTCCGGCCGTACGGCGCGACGCCCGGTCACGCCTTCGAGTGGTCGCGGCTCCTCGTCCAGCTCGCAGCGAGCCTCGACGAGCCCCGGCCGTGGATCGTCGAGGCCGCTGAGGCGCTGTTCGCCCAGGCCGTCGACGACACCGCCGAGGACGACACCCCCGGCCTGGCCTACACGACCGACTGGCACGGCGAGCCCGTCGTCCGCGAGCGGTTCCACTGGGTCATGGCCGAGGCCGTGCTGGCCGCCGAGGCGCTCAGCACCTACACCGGCGGCGCGCTCTACGCGGGCCTGGCGAGCCGCTGGTGGGCCGAGATCGCCGAGCACTTCGTCGACGACGCGACGGGGTCGTGGCACCACGAGCTGTCGCCGACGATGGGCAGCTCGTCGCGCACGTGGCGCGGCAAGCCCGATGCGTATCACGCGTTCAACGCGCTGACCCTGCCCGATCTGCCGCTGTCGCCGAGCGCGGCGCTGACGATCGGTGAAGCATCCGCATGA
- a CDS encoding carbohydrate kinase family protein: protein MTVLVIGEALVDVVQRPGREPEPHAGGSPFNVAVGLARLDVPTALAAQIGPDRYGDGLRWHLADSDVTLLELEPVPERTSTAAATLADDGSATYEFDLTWDPTGLPDPAEVDAVHVGSLGTALEPGATLVADLVLAADVIGVPVSYDPNVRLAVEPDPEVWRRVFEAIAPHASIIKMSDEDAAALFPGEEPADLARRLAADHGIVAITCGGDGAVIATAGAFASVPPADVRVVDTIGAGDSFMAAMLAWCATYDWPAADELDATELTDLAMYASSAAAITCSRPGADPPHTRDLTP, encoded by the coding sequence ATGACCGTCCTGGTCATCGGCGAGGCGCTGGTCGACGTCGTGCAGCGGCCCGGCCGCGAGCCCGAGCCCCATGCCGGCGGCTCGCCGTTCAACGTCGCGGTCGGCCTGGCCCGGCTCGACGTGCCCACGGCGCTGGCCGCGCAGATCGGCCCCGACAGGTACGGCGACGGGTTGCGGTGGCACCTCGCCGACTCCGACGTCACGCTGCTCGAGCTCGAGCCCGTCCCCGAGCGCACCTCGACCGCGGCCGCGACGCTGGCCGACGACGGCAGCGCGACCTACGAGTTCGACCTGACGTGGGACCCCACCGGCCTCCCCGACCCGGCGGAGGTCGACGCCGTGCACGTCGGCTCGCTCGGCACCGCCCTCGAGCCCGGCGCGACGCTCGTGGCCGATCTGGTGCTCGCGGCCGACGTCATCGGCGTGCCGGTGTCGTACGACCCCAACGTCCGCCTGGCCGTCGAGCCCGACCCCGAGGTGTGGCGGAGGGTGTTCGAGGCCATCGCGCCGCATGCCTCGATCATCAAGATGAGCGACGAGGACGCCGCCGCCCTGTTTCCCGGGGAGGAGCCTGCCGACCTGGCCCGCCGGCTCGCCGCCGACCACGGCATCGTGGCGATCACCTGTGGCGGCGACGGCGCTGTCATCGCGACGGCCGGCGCGTTCGCGTCCGTCCCGCCGGCCGACGTCCGCGTGGTCGACACGATCGGGGCCGGCGACTCGTTCATGGCCGCGATGCTCGCCTGGTGCGCGACCTACGACTGGCCGGCGGCCGACGAGCTCGACGCCACCGAGCTCACGGATCTCGCGATGTACGCCTCGAGCGCAGCCGCGATCACGTGCTCGCGTCCGGGGGCCGATCCGCCGCACACCCGCGACCTGACCCCGTGA
- a CDS encoding uracil-xanthine permease family protein: protein MSWTLHGDGKSIADGDFVRPGERLTWPRTIGFGGQHVVAMFGATFLVPLLTGFPPTTTLFFSGIGTILFLLLTGNRLPSYLGSSFAFIAPIQASMQSDDMGAALFGLVVTGLLLAAVGALVTVTGTGWIEALMPPVVTGAIVALIGLNLSGVATTNYATAPWIATITLATIIVVAVAFRGLVARLSILIGVVVGYVAAAIGGQLDFSQVGDASWVGLPEFTSPSITWSVVPMFLPVVLVLVAENVGHVRSVAHLTDDPSLNAKTGPALLADGLATAVAGMGGGSATTTYGENIGVMTATRVFSTAAYWVAAIVAIVLGLSPKFGALLNTIPTGVLGGVTVALYGLIGLIGVKIWMDNHVDFTQPVNQYPAAIALVIGIGNLTLSAGDMTFTGIALGTIAAVVVYHAMRILQRLRG from the coding sequence GTGAGCTGGACACTGCACGGCGACGGCAAGAGCATCGCCGACGGAGACTTCGTCCGGCCGGGCGAGCGCCTCACCTGGCCGCGCACGATCGGCTTCGGCGGGCAGCACGTCGTGGCGATGTTCGGCGCGACGTTCCTGGTGCCGCTGCTGACGGGCTTCCCGCCCACGACAACCCTGTTCTTCTCGGGCATCGGAACGATCCTGTTCCTGCTGCTCACGGGCAACCGCCTGCCCAGCTACCTCGGCTCATCGTTCGCGTTCATCGCGCCGATCCAGGCGTCGATGCAGTCCGACGACATGGGTGCAGCGCTGTTCGGACTCGTCGTCACGGGGCTGTTGCTCGCCGCGGTCGGCGCGCTCGTGACCGTCACCGGCACGGGCTGGATCGAGGCGCTCATGCCGCCGGTCGTGACCGGTGCCATCGTGGCGCTGATCGGGCTCAACCTGTCGGGCGTCGCGACGACCAACTACGCGACCGCCCCGTGGATCGCGACGATCACGCTGGCCACGATCATCGTCGTGGCCGTGGCCTTCCGCGGCCTCGTGGCGCGGCTGTCGATCCTGATCGGGGTCGTCGTCGGCTACGTGGCCGCCGCGATCGGTGGACAACTCGACTTCAGCCAGGTCGGCGACGCCTCGTGGGTCGGCCTGCCCGAGTTCACGTCGCCGAGCATCACATGGTCGGTCGTGCCGATGTTCCTGCCGGTCGTGCTGGTGCTCGTGGCCGAGAACGTCGGGCACGTCCGCAGCGTCGCGCACCTGACCGACGACCCGTCCCTCAACGCCAAGACCGGCCCCGCGCTGCTCGCGGACGGTCTCGCCACCGCGGTCGCCGGCATGGGCGGTGGCTCGGCCACGACGACGTACGGCGAGAACATCGGCGTCATGACCGCGACCCGGGTCTTCTCGACAGCGGCCTACTGGGTCGCGGCGATCGTGGCGATCGTGCTGGGACTGTCGCCCAAGTTCGGCGCGCTGCTCAACACGATCCCGACCGGTGTGCTCGGCGGCGTGACGGTCGCGCTGTACGGACTCATCGGCCTGATCGGCGTCAAGATCTGGATGGACAACCACGTCGACTTCACGCAGCCGGTCAACCAGTACCCGGCCGCGATCGCGCTGGTCATCGGCATCGGCAACCTCACGCTGAGCGCCGGCGACATGACGTTCACCGGCATCGCCCTCGGCACGATCGCCGCAGTCGTGGTCTACCACGCGATGCGGATCCTCCAGCGCCTCCGCGGCTGA
- a CDS encoding MFS transporter codes for MTSETRTPDKWLMLGVSMLGQVAGTIFVNGAPFLITFLRDDRGLSLREAGVIVAAPFVGITVSLVVWGLVVDRIGERASMTIGLAVVTAGAVGAAFSTSLTALALWFLLGGIGAGSTNSASGRVVVGWFPAHRRGTAMGIRQTALPLGVGSAALLIPNLVEADGLRTTLLVVGGITLAAAVSCATLIVDPPRPTRAQAADAGQLANPYRRDHRLARIHLASALLVVPQFTVWTYMLVWLIDDKGWSTFAASALVASTQVLGAGGRIAAGWWSDHVGSRLGPMRVVAIAAATTMLALGLLSGTPLGIALIVIATAITVADNGLAFTSVAEIGGPFWSGRAMGLQNTGQYVVSALVPPVVGALVEGRGYGFAFAAVAIFPLLAIPLVPVRGERRAA; via the coding sequence ATGACCTCCGAGACCCGCACGCCCGACAAGTGGCTGATGCTCGGTGTCTCGATGCTCGGCCAGGTCGCCGGCACGATCTTCGTCAACGGCGCACCGTTCCTGATCACCTTCCTGCGCGACGACCGCGGACTGTCGCTGCGCGAGGCCGGCGTCATCGTCGCTGCGCCGTTCGTCGGCATCACCGTCTCGCTCGTCGTCTGGGGCCTCGTGGTCGACCGCATCGGCGAGCGCGCGTCGATGACGATCGGACTCGCCGTCGTCACGGCCGGTGCGGTCGGAGCGGCGTTCTCGACCTCGCTGACGGCGCTGGCGCTGTGGTTCCTGCTCGGGGGCATCGGTGCCGGCAGCACCAACTCCGCCAGCGGACGAGTCGTGGTCGGTTGGTTCCCCGCCCACCGCCGCGGCACCGCGATGGGCATCCGGCAGACGGCCCTGCCGCTCGGCGTCGGATCGGCCGCCCTGCTGATCCCCAACCTCGTCGAGGCCGACGGCCTGCGCACCACGCTGCTGGTGGTCGGCGGCATCACCCTCGCGGCCGCCGTGTCGTGCGCGACCCTGATCGTCGATCCGCCGCGTCCGACCCGGGCGCAGGCGGCCGACGCCGGTCAGCTCGCCAATCCGTACCGCCGTGACCACCGCCTGGCACGCATCCACCTGGCCTCGGCACTGCTGGTCGTCCCGCAGTTCACGGTCTGGACGTACATGCTGGTGTGGCTGATCGACGACAAGGGCTGGTCGACGTTCGCGGCGAGCGCGCTCGTCGCCTCGACCCAGGTGCTGGGCGCGGGCGGACGCATCGCCGCCGGCTGGTGGTCCGACCACGTCGGCAGCCGGCTCGGGCCCATGCGGGTCGTGGCGATCGCCGCCGCCACCACGATGCTCGCGCTGGGACTCCTGTCGGGCACCCCGCTCGGCATCGCGCTGATCGTCATCGCGACGGCCATCACGGTCGCCGACAACGGTCTGGCGTTCACCTCGGTCGCCGAGATCGGCGGACCGTTCTGGTCGGGCCGGGCGATGGGCCTGCAGAACACCGGCCAGTACGTCGTCTCCGCGCTCGTCCCGCCGGTGGTCGGGGCACTCGTCGAGGGACGGGGCTACGGGTTCGCCTTCGCCGCGGTCGCGATCTTCCCGCTCCTCGCGATCCCGCTCGTGCCCGTCCGCGGCGAGCGACGCGCGGCCTGA
- a CDS encoding DUF4916 domain-containing protein, producing the protein MSVRTPDPNPGWLPEFALDETRARVPILYVEAVPVRIDAHGTVEHIGVLLRGSATTGAMTRTLVSGRVLHGESVRDALLRNLEKDLGPTAFPQLPTSIVPFTVAEYFPFPGVTPLHDPRQHAVALAYVVAVTGECNPRQDALELTWLTPQEAAHPDVLADMEGGRGSLLKQALAHVGALDH; encoded by the coding sequence ATGTCCGTGCGCACCCCTGACCCGAATCCCGGCTGGCTCCCCGAGTTCGCGCTCGACGAGACGCGCGCGCGGGTGCCCATCCTGTACGTCGAGGCCGTCCCCGTGCGGATCGACGCCCACGGCACCGTCGAGCACATCGGCGTCCTGCTGCGCGGTTCGGCCACGACAGGCGCGATGACCCGCACCCTGGTGTCGGGCCGCGTGCTGCACGGCGAGTCGGTGCGCGACGCGCTGCTGCGCAACCTCGAGAAGGACCTCGGACCCACGGCCTTCCCGCAGCTGCCGACGTCGATCGTCCCGTTCACGGTCGCGGAGTACTTCCCGTTCCCGGGCGTCACCCCGTTGCACGACCCACGCCAGCACGCCGTGGCCCTGGCCTACGTCGTCGCCGTCACGGGCGAGTGCAACCCGCGCCAGGACGCCCTCGAGCTCACCTGGCTCACACCCCAGGAGGCCGCGCACCCCGACGTGCTGGCCGACATGGAGGGCGGACGCGGGTCGCTGCTGAAGCAGGCCCTCGCCCACGTGGGTGCCCTCGACCACTGA
- a CDS encoding alpha/beta fold hydrolase codes for MTDVETRHFRGRDGAELAYREIGEGRPVLMLHGFFTTGTVAWLRSGHAARLVERGHRVIMPDMRGHGDSPKSRDPADYPPDVLTDDALALVEHLGLTDYDLGGYSLGARTIIRMLVRGATPRRAAVGGAGFEQLLEASGRGTGFRHVLENLGQHEWGSQDWLLEGFLRKVKGDPAALLLVLETPVDTSREQLAAITVPTLAISGSEDEPEAGRELAATLRRATFVEVPGNHISASSTPELGEAIATWFD; via the coding sequence GTGACGGACGTCGAGACCCGTCACTTCCGGGGGCGGGACGGAGCCGAGCTGGCGTACCGCGAGATCGGCGAGGGACGCCCCGTGCTGATGCTGCACGGCTTCTTCACGACCGGCACGGTTGCCTGGCTGCGCAGCGGTCACGCCGCCCGTCTGGTCGAGCGCGGGCACCGGGTGATCATGCCCGACATGCGCGGTCACGGCGACAGCCCGAAGTCGCGCGATCCCGCCGACTACCCGCCCGACGTGCTGACCGACGACGCCCTGGCCCTCGTCGAGCACCTGGGCCTGACCGACTACGACCTCGGCGGCTACTCGCTCGGCGCGCGCACGATCATCCGGATGCTCGTGCGCGGTGCGACTCCGCGGCGGGCAGCGGTCGGCGGTGCCGGGTTCGAGCAGCTGCTCGAGGCATCGGGGCGGGGCACCGGGTTCCGGCACGTGCTCGAGAACCTGGGGCAGCACGAATGGGGCTCGCAGGACTGGCTCCTGGAGGGCTTCCTGCGCAAGGTCAAGGGCGATCCCGCGGCGCTGCTGCTCGTGCTGGAGACGCCCGTCGACACCTCGCGCGAGCAGCTGGCGGCCATCACGGTGCCGACGCTCGCCATCAGCGGGTCGGAGGACGAGCCGGAGGCAGGGCGCGAGCTCGCGGCAACGCTTCGGCGCGCGACCTTCGTCGAGGTGCCCGGCAACCACATCAGCGCCTCCAGCACCCCCGAGCTCGGCGAGGCCATCGCCACCTGGTTCGACTGA
- a CDS encoding YchJ family protein: MSATRCPCLSGLTYDDCCGRLHTGSAVAQTAEQLMRSRYSAFAVGDTAYLVATWHASTRPVSLDLDPDQRWYRLDVRATREGGPFDTSGVVEFEAFHRSPAGAGSQHEVSRFSREDGLWFYLDGVRGQ; the protein is encoded by the coding sequence ATGTCAGCGACTCGTTGCCCCTGCCTCAGCGGCCTCACGTACGACGACTGCTGCGGCCGGTTGCACACCGGATCGGCGGTGGCCCAGACCGCCGAGCAGCTCATGCGATCGCGGTATAGCGCCTTCGCCGTGGGTGACACCGCCTACCTGGTCGCCACGTGGCACGCTTCGACCCGACCGGTCTCGCTCGACCTCGACCCCGACCAGCGCTGGTACCGCCTCGACGTCCGGGCGACCCGCGAGGGGGGCCCGTTCGACACGTCGGGTGTCGTCGAGTTCGAGGCCTTCCACCGCTCGCCCGCTGGAGCCGGCAGCCAGCACGAGGTCAGCCGCTTCTCACGCGAGGACGGCCTCTGGTTCTACCTCGACGGGGTGCGGGGTCAGTAG
- a CDS encoding (Fe-S)-binding protein — translation MQVVAIVVSLVITAVALPLTTKAVRDMLKVLRTGRPLVGRRDNPAKRTANMLIETFGHTRMFQKKAVAVAHWFVYAAFVLLSTAVLQGYFQLFDPEFAWPIIGHFYLYEWAAEGLGLLSTIGIVYLIAVRQWNHPRRLDRKSRFFGSTFWQAYFVEAMAMLEGAAILFIRGAEYKLIENFHGGEHGGRAHFPLSSYVGDLLYPESEKGLENVVFFVAMFKITLAMVWLIVIARNLTMGVAWHRFTAWPNIWFKRNSDGSTALGGLQPIYIQGKPLDMETMEDLEEEDFEKLGVGKIEDFTWKGILDFTTCTECGRCQEQCPAWATDKPLSPKLLVLGLREHAYAKAPLLSLSDEEKDKLTDEQKAELERPLIGDESVYGVIDPDVLWSCTNCGACVQQCPVDIEHVDHIDDMRRFQVLVESNFPAELNNIFKGLERKGNPWGMSPKDRMDWTKGLDFEVKQVGRDVEDLDEVEWLFWVGCAGAYEDRAKKTTQAVAELLDMAGVTFAVLGDGETCTGDPARRAGNEIVFQQLAMQNAEVFKETKVKKVVSTCAHCFNSLKNEYAEFGVELEVVHHTQLLNRLVREGKLTPRPPVAGEEKKKITYHDPCFLGRHNKVYEPPRELLSIIPGAEFTEMPRNSEKSFCCGAGGARMWMEETIGSRINVNRTEEAIATGADQIAVGCPFCRVMMSDGLTLKQSEGAAREEVEVLDVAQMLLAGVKRGPEPVVEPTQADDADVVAEAEAATAAAAADPATDAEPDASDAADPDSITETEDVGAAAEAHTEGDPDDKDTTDVDELDEPSEKSDAADQKLAADNNVKVDEQGGGHADESAAPVEPRNADARAEAPSNAEVAAADEAKAASDEGAVDAAEAETDDREASEKEKAAWANVGPVNTDLTPSDDAPAAEADTAESEPEPEESPAEEVTAAPDETEPVEEEAREEEAEATEAPTTEAVATTVEAPAEVIAVEDGETTADPVDDDVAPLSDANPSGSDLSEAATQLSFDDVEDGEPKK, via the coding sequence ATGCAGGTCGTCGCGATCGTCGTCTCGCTTGTCATCACTGCCGTGGCGCTGCCACTCACCACCAAGGCCGTGCGCGACATGCTGAAGGTGCTGCGCACGGGCCGTCCGCTCGTCGGCCGACGGGACAACCCGGCCAAGCGCACCGCCAACATGCTGATCGAGACGTTCGGGCACACCCGGATGTTCCAGAAGAAGGCCGTCGCGGTCGCCCACTGGTTCGTCTACGCGGCGTTCGTGCTGCTCAGCACCGCCGTGCTGCAGGGCTACTTCCAGCTCTTCGACCCCGAGTTCGCCTGGCCCATCATCGGACACTTCTACCTCTACGAATGGGCCGCCGAGGGCCTCGGACTGCTCAGCACGATCGGCATCGTCTACCTCATCGCCGTCCGTCAGTGGAACCACCCGCGTCGCCTCGACCGCAAGAGCCGCTTCTTCGGCTCGACGTTCTGGCAGGCCTACTTCGTCGAGGCCATGGCGATGCTCGAGGGCGCGGCGATCCTGTTCATCCGCGGTGCCGAGTACAAGCTCATCGAGAACTTCCACGGCGGCGAGCACGGCGGACGCGCGCACTTCCCGCTCAGCTCGTACGTCGGCGACCTGCTCTACCCCGAGTCGGAGAAGGGCCTCGAGAACGTCGTCTTCTTCGTCGCGATGTTCAAGATCACGCTCGCGATGGTCTGGCTCATCGTCATCGCCCGCAACCTCACGATGGGCGTCGCCTGGCACCGCTTCACGGCCTGGCCGAACATCTGGTTCAAGCGCAACAGCGACGGCAGCACGGCCCTCGGCGGCCTGCAGCCCATCTACATCCAGGGCAAGCCGCTCGACATGGAGACGATGGAAGACCTCGAGGAGGAGGACTTCGAGAAGCTCGGCGTCGGCAAGATCGAGGACTTCACCTGGAAGGGCATCCTCGACTTCACGACCTGCACCGAGTGCGGACGCTGCCAGGAGCAGTGCCCCGCCTGGGCCACCGACAAGCCCCTGTCGCCCAAGCTGCTCGTGCTGGGTCTGCGCGAGCACGCCTACGCCAAGGCACCGCTGCTGTCGCTCTCCGACGAGGAGAAGGACAAGCTCACCGACGAGCAGAAGGCCGAGCTCGAGCGTCCCCTCATCGGTGACGAGTCGGTCTACGGCGTCATCGACCCCGACGTGCTGTGGTCGTGCACCAACTGCGGTGCCTGCGTGCAGCAGTGCCCCGTCGACATCGAGCACGTCGACCACATCGACGACATGCGCCGCTTCCAGGTGCTCGTCGAGTCGAACTTCCCAGCCGAGCTCAACAACATCTTCAAGGGCCTCGAGCGCAAGGGGAACCCGTGGGGCATGTCCCCCAAGGACCGGATGGACTGGACCAAGGGCCTCGACTTCGAGGTCAAGCAGGTCGGACGCGACGTCGAGGACCTCGACGAGGTCGAGTGGCTGTTCTGGGTCGGCTGCGCCGGCGCCTACGAGGACCGCGCCAAGAAGACGACGCAGGCCGTCGCCGAGCTGCTCGACATGGCCGGCGTGACGTTCGCCGTCCTGGGTGACGGCGAGACCTGCACGGGCGACCCGGCCCGCCGCGCGGGCAACGAGATCGTCTTCCAGCAGCTCGCGATGCAGAACGCCGAGGTGTTCAAGGAGACCAAGGTCAAGAAGGTCGTCTCGACCTGCGCCCACTGCTTCAACTCGCTCAAGAACGAGTACGCCGAGTTCGGCGTCGAGCTCGAGGTCGTCCACCACACGCAGCTGCTCAACCGCCTCGTGCGGGAGGGCAAGCTGACGCCTCGCCCGCCCGTCGCCGGCGAGGAGAAGAAGAAGATCACGTACCACGACCCGTGCTTCCTGGGCCGTCACAACAAGGTGTACGAGCCGCCGCGCGAGCTGCTCAGCATCATCCCCGGTGCCGAGTTCACCGAGATGCCGCGCAACTCCGAGAAGTCCTTCTGCTGCGGCGCCGGTGGTGCCCGCATGTGGATGGAGGAGACGATCGGCTCGCGCATCAACGTCAACCGCACCGAGGAGGCCATCGCCACCGGCGCCGACCAGATCGCGGTCGGCTGCCCGTTCTGCCGCGTCATGATGTCGGACGGCCTGACCCTCAAGCAGTCCGAGGGTGCCGCGCGCGAGGAGGTCGAGGTGCTCGACGTCGCCCAGATGCTGCTGGCCGGCGTCAAGCGTGGGCCCGAGCCCGTCGTCGAGCCGACGCAGGCCGATGACGCCGACGTCGTCGCGGAGGCGGAGGCCGCGACCGCCGCCGCTGCCGCTGACCCCGCGACGGATGCCGAGCCCGACGCGTCGGACGCCGCCGATCCCGACTCGATCACCGAGACCGAGGACGTCGGTGCGGCCGCCGAGGCACACACCGAGGGCGATCCGGACGACAAGGACACGACCGACGTCGACGAGCTCGACGAGCCGTCCGAGAAGAGCGACGCCGCAGATCAGAAGCTCGCGGCCGACAACAACGTCAAGGTCGACGAGCAGGGCGGCGGCCACGCCGACGAATCGGCGGCTCCCGTCGAGCCCCGCAACGCCGATGCCCGCGCGGAGGCACCGTCCAACGCGGAGGTCGCTGCCGCCGACGAGGCGAAGGCCGCCTCCGATGAGGGTGCCGTCGACGCCGCCGAGGCCGAGACGGACGACCGCGAGGCGTCCGAGAAGGAGAAGGCCGCCTGGGCCAACGTCGGCCCGGTCAACACCGACCTCACCCCGTCCGACGACGCACCGGCCGCGGAGGCCGACACCGCCGAGTCCGAGCCGGAGCCGGAGGAGTCGCCCGCCGAGGAGGTCACCGCCGCCCCCGACGAGACCGAGCCGGTCGAGGAGGAGGCACGCGAGGAGGAGGCCGAGGCGACCGAGGCCCCGACCACCGAAGCCGTCGCCACGACGGTCGAGGCACCTGCCGAGGTCATCGCGGTCGAGGACGGCGAGACGACGGCCGATCCGGTCGACGACGACGTCGCCCCGCTCAGCGACGCGAACCCGAGCGGCAGCGACCTCAGCGAGGCGGCGACGCAACTGTCGTTCGACGACGTCGAGGACGGCGAGCCGAAGAAGTAA